In Meriones unguiculatus strain TT.TT164.6M chromosome 17, Bangor_MerUng_6.1, whole genome shotgun sequence, a single window of DNA contains:
- the Trmt2a gene encoding tRNA (uracil-5-)-methyltransferase homolog A isoform X1, which yields MSEKLDTEVPEHMDCGPDASAVHSPEALECQEEKQGPGPAAGPGTQPGLYSYIRDDLFTSEIFKLELQNVPRHASFSDVRRFLGRFGLQSHKIKLFGQPPCAFVTFRSAAERDKALRVLHGALWKGHPLSVRLARPKADPMARKRRQEGDSEPPATQIADVVTPLWTVPYTEQLEQKRLECERVLQKLAKEIGNTNRALLPWLLTQRQQHNKACCPLEGVKPSPQQTEYRNKCEFLVGVGVDGEDNTVGCRLGKYKGGTCAVAAPFDTVHIPEATKQVVKAFQEFIRSTPYSAYDPETYTGHWKQLTVRTSCRGQAMAIAYFHPQVTGGSSVGVSGVGWLLHSLMDFLYLLLQKLSAEDVAGLKASLVYHFMEGPGKASGVTSLYFVEEGQRKTPSQKDLPLEHMAGDQCIQEDLLGLTFRISPHAFFQVNTPAAEVLYTIIGEWAQLDGGSTVMDVCCGTGTIGLALAPKVKRVVGIELCQEAVEDARVNALTNELSNVEFHCGRAEDLVPGLVSRLSSQRLVAVLDPPRAGLHSKVILAIRRAENIKRVLYVSCNPRAAMGNFVDLCRAPSNRVKGIPFHPVKAVAVDLFPQTPHCEMLILFERMEQHPNGIGALGNQDLQAPRNPDTTPQETEHPLSS from the exons ATGAGTGAGAAGCTGGACACGGAA GTTCCAGAGCACATGGACTGCGGCCCGGATGCCAGTGCAGTACACAGCCCTGAAGCCCTAGAATGTCAAGAAGAAAAGCAGGGGCCTGGACCAGCTGCAGGACCTGGAACTCAGCCTGGGCTCTACAGCTACATAAGGGATGATTTGTTCACTTCAGAGATCTTTAAACTGGAGCTACAAAATGTGCCTCGCCATGCTAGCTTCAGTGATGTCCGGCGTTTTTTAGGCCGTTTTGGCTTACAATCCCACAAAATCAAACTCTTTGGACAACCACCATGTGCCTTTGTAACATTTCGCAGTGCTGCTGAACGAGACAAGGCCTTGCGAGTGCTGCACGGAGCTCTCTGGAAAGGCCACCCACTCAGCGTTCGCCTGGCCCGACCGAAAGCTGACCCCATGGCTAGGAAGAGGCGTCAGGAAGGTGATAGTGAGCCTCCGGCAACACAAATTGCCGACGTGGTGACCCCCCTTTGGACAGTGCCCTACACTGAGCAGCTGGAGCAGAAGCGACTGGAATGTGAGCGGGTGCTACAGAAACTGGCCAA GGAAATTGGGAACACTAACCGTGCCCTGCTACCCTGGCTGCTCACACAAAGACAACAGCACAATAAGGCTTGTTGCCCACTGGAGGGAGTCAAGCCATCACCCCAGCAG ACTGAATATCGTAATAAGTGTGAGTTTCTGGTCGGAGTTGGGGTAGATGGAGAGGACAACACTGTTGGCTGCCGGCTTGGCAAGTACAAGGGTGGAACATGTGCCGTGGCAGCCCCCTTTGACACTGTGCACATCCCAGAGGCCACTAAGCAGGTGGTGAAGGCCTTCCAGGAATTCATCCG GTCTACGCCATACTCTGCATATGACCCTGAGACATATACAGGCCACTGGAAGCAACTGACTGTCCGTACCAGCTGCCGAGGCCAGGCCATGGCCATTGCCTACTTCCATCCCCAGGTCACAGGTGGTAGTTCTGTTGGGGTGTCTGGTGTAGGCTGGCTTTTGCATAGCCTGATGGACTTTTTGTATCTTTTACTACAGAAACTGAGCGCTGAGGATGTGGCAGGACTGAAGGCATCCTTGGTGTACCACTTCATGGAGGGGCCAGGCAAGGCCAGTGGGGTGACCTCCCTCTACTTTGTGGAGGAGGGACAGAG AAAAACTCCCAGCCAGAAAGACCTCCCCCTGGAGCATATGGCTGGTGATCAGTGCATCCAGGAGGACCTGCTAGGGCTGACCTTCCGCATCTCCCCTCATGCCTTCTTCCAG GTAAACACACCTGCAGCTGAGGTGCTCTACACAATCATCGGGGAATGGGCCCAGCTGGATGGGGGCAGTACAGTGATGGATGTGTGCTGTGGTACCGGCACCATAGGCCTCGCCCTGGCCCCG AAGGTGAAGAGAGTAGTGGGGATTGAGCTGTGCCAGGAGGCTGTGGAGGATGCTCGTGTGAACGCCCTCACCAATG AGCTCAGCAACGTTGAGTTCCATTGCGGCAGGGCTGAGGATCTGGTGCCAGGCTTGGTGAGCAGACTGTCTTCACAGCGACTGGTAGCTGTTCTAGACCCACCACGGGCTGGCCTAC ATTCCAAGGTGATTCTGGCCATCCGGAGAGCTGAGAACATCAAGCGGGTCCTCTATGTTTCCTGTAACCCCCGGGCAGCCATGGGCAACTTTGTGGA CCTCTGCAGGGCTCCATCTAACCGAGTGAAAGGCATCCCATTCCATCCTGTCAAGGCTGTGGCTGTGGACTTGTTCCCACAGACTCCACACTGTGAGATGCTTATACTGTTTGAGAGGATGGAACAACACCCTAATGGCATAGGAGCCCTGGGGAATCAAGACCTTCAAGCCCCAAGAAATCCTGACACCACTCCACAGGAAACAGAACACCCCCTCTCATCCTAG
- the Trmt2a gene encoding tRNA (uracil-5-)-methyltransferase homolog A isoform X3, whose translation MSEKLDTEVPEHMDCGPDASAVHSPEALECQEEKQGPGPAAGPGTQPGLYSYIRDDLFTSEIFKLELQNVPRHASFSDVRRFLGRFGLQSHKIKLFGQPPCAFVTFRSAAERDKALRVLHGALWKGHPLSVRLARPKADPMARKRRQEGDSEPPATQIADVVTPLWTVPYTEQLEQKRLECERVLQKLAKEIGNTNRALLPWLLTQRQQHNKACCPLEGVKPSPQQTEYRNKCEFLVGVGVDGEDNTVGCRLGKYKGGTCAVAAPFDTVHIPEATKQVVKAFQEFIRSTPYSAYDPETYTGHWKQLTVRTSCRGQAMAIAYFHPQKLSAEDVAGLKASLVYHFMEGPGKASGVTSLYFVEEGQRKTPSQKDLPLEHMAGDQCIQEDLLGLTFRISPHAFFQVNTPAAEVLYTIIGEWAQLDGGSTVMDVCCGTGTIGLALAPKVKRVVGIELCQEAVEDARVNALTNELSNVEFHCGRAEDLVPGLVSRLSSQRLVAVLDPPRAGLHSKVILAIRRAENIKRVLYVSCNPRAAMGNFVDLCRAPSNRVKGIPFHPVKAVAVDLFPQTPHCEMLILFERMEQHPNGIGALGNQDLQAPRNPDTTPQETEHPLSS comes from the exons ATGAGTGAGAAGCTGGACACGGAA GTTCCAGAGCACATGGACTGCGGCCCGGATGCCAGTGCAGTACACAGCCCTGAAGCCCTAGAATGTCAAGAAGAAAAGCAGGGGCCTGGACCAGCTGCAGGACCTGGAACTCAGCCTGGGCTCTACAGCTACATAAGGGATGATTTGTTCACTTCAGAGATCTTTAAACTGGAGCTACAAAATGTGCCTCGCCATGCTAGCTTCAGTGATGTCCGGCGTTTTTTAGGCCGTTTTGGCTTACAATCCCACAAAATCAAACTCTTTGGACAACCACCATGTGCCTTTGTAACATTTCGCAGTGCTGCTGAACGAGACAAGGCCTTGCGAGTGCTGCACGGAGCTCTCTGGAAAGGCCACCCACTCAGCGTTCGCCTGGCCCGACCGAAAGCTGACCCCATGGCTAGGAAGAGGCGTCAGGAAGGTGATAGTGAGCCTCCGGCAACACAAATTGCCGACGTGGTGACCCCCCTTTGGACAGTGCCCTACACTGAGCAGCTGGAGCAGAAGCGACTGGAATGTGAGCGGGTGCTACAGAAACTGGCCAA GGAAATTGGGAACACTAACCGTGCCCTGCTACCCTGGCTGCTCACACAAAGACAACAGCACAATAAGGCTTGTTGCCCACTGGAGGGAGTCAAGCCATCACCCCAGCAG ACTGAATATCGTAATAAGTGTGAGTTTCTGGTCGGAGTTGGGGTAGATGGAGAGGACAACACTGTTGGCTGCCGGCTTGGCAAGTACAAGGGTGGAACATGTGCCGTGGCAGCCCCCTTTGACACTGTGCACATCCCAGAGGCCACTAAGCAGGTGGTGAAGGCCTTCCAGGAATTCATCCG GTCTACGCCATACTCTGCATATGACCCTGAGACATATACAGGCCACTGGAAGCAACTGACTGTCCGTACCAGCTGCCGAGGCCAGGCCATGGCCATTGCCTACTTCCATCCCCAG AAACTGAGCGCTGAGGATGTGGCAGGACTGAAGGCATCCTTGGTGTACCACTTCATGGAGGGGCCAGGCAAGGCCAGTGGGGTGACCTCCCTCTACTTTGTGGAGGAGGGACAGAG AAAAACTCCCAGCCAGAAAGACCTCCCCCTGGAGCATATGGCTGGTGATCAGTGCATCCAGGAGGACCTGCTAGGGCTGACCTTCCGCATCTCCCCTCATGCCTTCTTCCAG GTAAACACACCTGCAGCTGAGGTGCTCTACACAATCATCGGGGAATGGGCCCAGCTGGATGGGGGCAGTACAGTGATGGATGTGTGCTGTGGTACCGGCACCATAGGCCTCGCCCTGGCCCCG AAGGTGAAGAGAGTAGTGGGGATTGAGCTGTGCCAGGAGGCTGTGGAGGATGCTCGTGTGAACGCCCTCACCAATG AGCTCAGCAACGTTGAGTTCCATTGCGGCAGGGCTGAGGATCTGGTGCCAGGCTTGGTGAGCAGACTGTCTTCACAGCGACTGGTAGCTGTTCTAGACCCACCACGGGCTGGCCTAC ATTCCAAGGTGATTCTGGCCATCCGGAGAGCTGAGAACATCAAGCGGGTCCTCTATGTTTCCTGTAACCCCCGGGCAGCCATGGGCAACTTTGTGGA CCTCTGCAGGGCTCCATCTAACCGAGTGAAAGGCATCCCATTCCATCCTGTCAAGGCTGTGGCTGTGGACTTGTTCCCACAGACTCCACACTGTGAGATGCTTATACTGTTTGAGAGGATGGAACAACACCCTAATGGCATAGGAGCCCTGGGGAATCAAGACCTTCAAGCCCCAAGAAATCCTGACACCACTCCACAGGAAACAGAACACCCCCTCTCATCCTAG
- the Trmt2a gene encoding tRNA (uracil-5-)-methyltransferase homolog A isoform X2, whose product MDCGPDASAVHSPEALECQEEKQGPGPAAGPGTQPGLYSYIRDDLFTSEIFKLELQNVPRHASFSDVRRFLGRFGLQSHKIKLFGQPPCAFVTFRSAAERDKALRVLHGALWKGHPLSVRLARPKADPMARKRRQEGDSEPPATQIADVVTPLWTVPYTEQLEQKRLECERVLQKLAKEIGNTNRALLPWLLTQRQQHNKACCPLEGVKPSPQQTEYRNKCEFLVGVGVDGEDNTVGCRLGKYKGGTCAVAAPFDTVHIPEATKQVVKAFQEFIRSTPYSAYDPETYTGHWKQLTVRTSCRGQAMAIAYFHPQVTGGSSVGVSGVGWLLHSLMDFLYLLLQKLSAEDVAGLKASLVYHFMEGPGKASGVTSLYFVEEGQRKTPSQKDLPLEHMAGDQCIQEDLLGLTFRISPHAFFQVNTPAAEVLYTIIGEWAQLDGGSTVMDVCCGTGTIGLALAPKVKRVVGIELCQEAVEDARVNALTNELSNVEFHCGRAEDLVPGLVSRLSSQRLVAVLDPPRAGLHSKVILAIRRAENIKRVLYVSCNPRAAMGNFVDLCRAPSNRVKGIPFHPVKAVAVDLFPQTPHCEMLILFERMEQHPNGIGALGNQDLQAPRNPDTTPQETEHPLSS is encoded by the exons ATGGACTGCGGCCCGGATGCCAGTGCAGTACACAGCCCTGAAGCCCTAGAATGTCAAGAAGAAAAGCAGGGGCCTGGACCAGCTGCAGGACCTGGAACTCAGCCTGGGCTCTACAGCTACATAAGGGATGATTTGTTCACTTCAGAGATCTTTAAACTGGAGCTACAAAATGTGCCTCGCCATGCTAGCTTCAGTGATGTCCGGCGTTTTTTAGGCCGTTTTGGCTTACAATCCCACAAAATCAAACTCTTTGGACAACCACCATGTGCCTTTGTAACATTTCGCAGTGCTGCTGAACGAGACAAGGCCTTGCGAGTGCTGCACGGAGCTCTCTGGAAAGGCCACCCACTCAGCGTTCGCCTGGCCCGACCGAAAGCTGACCCCATGGCTAGGAAGAGGCGTCAGGAAGGTGATAGTGAGCCTCCGGCAACACAAATTGCCGACGTGGTGACCCCCCTTTGGACAGTGCCCTACACTGAGCAGCTGGAGCAGAAGCGACTGGAATGTGAGCGGGTGCTACAGAAACTGGCCAA GGAAATTGGGAACACTAACCGTGCCCTGCTACCCTGGCTGCTCACACAAAGACAACAGCACAATAAGGCTTGTTGCCCACTGGAGGGAGTCAAGCCATCACCCCAGCAG ACTGAATATCGTAATAAGTGTGAGTTTCTGGTCGGAGTTGGGGTAGATGGAGAGGACAACACTGTTGGCTGCCGGCTTGGCAAGTACAAGGGTGGAACATGTGCCGTGGCAGCCCCCTTTGACACTGTGCACATCCCAGAGGCCACTAAGCAGGTGGTGAAGGCCTTCCAGGAATTCATCCG GTCTACGCCATACTCTGCATATGACCCTGAGACATATACAGGCCACTGGAAGCAACTGACTGTCCGTACCAGCTGCCGAGGCCAGGCCATGGCCATTGCCTACTTCCATCCCCAGGTCACAGGTGGTAGTTCTGTTGGGGTGTCTGGTGTAGGCTGGCTTTTGCATAGCCTGATGGACTTTTTGTATCTTTTACTACAGAAACTGAGCGCTGAGGATGTGGCAGGACTGAAGGCATCCTTGGTGTACCACTTCATGGAGGGGCCAGGCAAGGCCAGTGGGGTGACCTCCCTCTACTTTGTGGAGGAGGGACAGAG AAAAACTCCCAGCCAGAAAGACCTCCCCCTGGAGCATATGGCTGGTGATCAGTGCATCCAGGAGGACCTGCTAGGGCTGACCTTCCGCATCTCCCCTCATGCCTTCTTCCAG GTAAACACACCTGCAGCTGAGGTGCTCTACACAATCATCGGGGAATGGGCCCAGCTGGATGGGGGCAGTACAGTGATGGATGTGTGCTGTGGTACCGGCACCATAGGCCTCGCCCTGGCCCCG AAGGTGAAGAGAGTAGTGGGGATTGAGCTGTGCCAGGAGGCTGTGGAGGATGCTCGTGTGAACGCCCTCACCAATG AGCTCAGCAACGTTGAGTTCCATTGCGGCAGGGCTGAGGATCTGGTGCCAGGCTTGGTGAGCAGACTGTCTTCACAGCGACTGGTAGCTGTTCTAGACCCACCACGGGCTGGCCTAC ATTCCAAGGTGATTCTGGCCATCCGGAGAGCTGAGAACATCAAGCGGGTCCTCTATGTTTCCTGTAACCCCCGGGCAGCCATGGGCAACTTTGTGGA CCTCTGCAGGGCTCCATCTAACCGAGTGAAAGGCATCCCATTCCATCCTGTCAAGGCTGTGGCTGTGGACTTGTTCCCACAGACTCCACACTGTGAGATGCTTATACTGTTTGAGAGGATGGAACAACACCCTAATGGCATAGGAGCCCTGGGGAATCAAGACCTTCAAGCCCCAAGAAATCCTGACACCACTCCACAGGAAACAGAACACCCCCTCTCATCCTAG